One genomic region from Candidatus Poribacteria bacterium encodes:
- a CDS encoding phosphatidate cytidylyltransferase — MFWRRALSVVVLVPLVLLIIYWGDWLYLLLVSIAVVMMQVEYCRLAQHFTEKLNPVMPALLTGAFCLFAYFLPTLTQTVSASTVIFSFFTFLFIYVFAESIFRGKVAGELLAATLKLTGILTIGWALGYHLILLRNAEPVGMHLIFLLAGIIWCSDTGAYLVGRAFGKHKLGTPVSPRKTVEGTIGGLVVGTLTSFVIGMVLLQGTLSWVNAVFIGLLLSVLGQLGDLSASLMKRTAGVKDSGQVIPGHGGFIDRCDSLIFSTPVLYYYLELTGNLG, encoded by the coding sequence ATGTTTTGGCGGAGAGCCTTGAGTGTGGTTGTGCTGGTACCGCTAGTTCTCCTGATTATCTATTGGGGAGATTGGCTCTATCTGCTACTTGTGTCTATTGCGGTTGTAATGATGCAAGTTGAGTACTGTCGCTTAGCACAGCACTTCACGGAAAAATTGAATCCAGTGATGCCGGCACTCTTAACAGGTGCGTTCTGTTTATTCGCGTATTTTTTGCCTACACTGACACAGACAGTGTCTGCCTCGACGGTAATATTTAGTTTTTTTACCTTTCTCTTCATCTATGTTTTCGCGGAAAGTATTTTTAGAGGGAAGGTCGCCGGTGAATTACTCGCTGCTACCCTCAAGTTAACTGGTATCTTAACGATCGGTTGGGCATTAGGCTACCACCTTATCTTGCTGCGAAATGCGGAACCGGTCGGCATGCACCTTATTTTCCTGTTGGCTGGAATAATTTGGTGTAGTGACACTGGTGCGTATCTTGTCGGGAGAGCGTTCGGTAAACACAAACTCGGTACGCCTGTCAGCCCGCGAAAAACGGTCGAGGGAACTATTGGTGGATTGGTTGTAGGCACTTTGACGAGTTTTGTAATTGGTATGGTTCTCCTACAGGGAACACTCTCTTGGGTGAATGCCGTTTTTATTGGATTGCTGTTAAGTGTATTGGGACAACTCGGAGATCTGAGTGCCTCACTTATGAAACGGACTGCTGGTGTTAAAGATTCCGGACAGGTGATCCCAGGGCATGGTGGATTCATTGATAGGTGCGACAGCCTAATTTTTAGCACACCGGTTCTTTATTATTATCTGGAATTGACCGGAAATTTGGGATAG
- a CDS encoding site-2 protease family protein, with the protein MEFLVDLIGSIVPYIKTAILAIIPLGFIIFIHELGHFYAAKRCGIKVNTFSLGFGPRLIGFQWDETEYKISLLPFGGYVQMEGENPSEQTGAPGEFASAPLGSRAFVVAAGPVVNLLFGVLIYWLVFATGLNADSARLVGGLTGLPLGEKGPIQIGLIAEDGAGARGGLMPGDTIVSINGDSVNHWAMFQTRIYTSANRVLELVVERDGKLETLLVKPDAEPSVRGDIGLLSVSSKMETIVGHVKEGSPAAQAGIQAGDQIESINGERLYNVPYFGYLVWHPSANWIDEKYKAFHERINANQEALMLGIRRGDETFTLEMPVHWRVIAAVQKGSIAENAGIRNGDVLVTLNGEEIDKTTLYTRLEAMANAPIEIGLMRDGNLQKVVLAAEKQGPEAKTDGLLFGLAWQVSLSGMEFSEKAAPLPEYNLFTGFGKGVEATWLTFTTVGKTLQQLVGGEVSPKHLAGPIGIAEATSRMFDRVGLSSVLFFIGFISINLCIVNLLPIPIADGGHLLFFAVEKIRGRPMPRKAQEIVQQVCIVLLIALFLYITWFDGVSLIHGLRN; encoded by the coding sequence ATGGAATTTTTGGTTGACTTGATCGGTTCCATCGTCCCGTACATCAAAACGGCGATCCTCGCGATTATTCCTCTCGGGTTTATTATTTTTATACATGAGTTGGGCCATTTTTATGCGGCAAAACGGTGCGGTATTAAAGTAAACACTTTCTCCCTCGGTTTCGGTCCCAGACTTATCGGGTTTCAATGGGATGAGACAGAGTATAAAATCTCTCTCCTGCCATTCGGTGGATACGTGCAGATGGAGGGAGAGAATCCAAGCGAACAAACCGGGGCACCGGGTGAATTTGCGAGCGCACCACTTGGGAGTCGTGCATTTGTTGTCGCCGCGGGGCCTGTTGTTAATCTCCTGTTTGGTGTATTGATATATTGGCTTGTCTTTGCTACTGGACTTAACGCAGATTCAGCACGGTTAGTCGGCGGATTGACGGGTTTACCACTCGGTGAGAAGGGTCCAATTCAGATAGGCTTGATCGCTGAAGACGGAGCAGGTGCCAGGGGCGGGTTGATGCCCGGCGACACAATTGTTTCTATCAATGGCGATTCAGTGAATCATTGGGCGATGTTCCAGACCCGGATTTATACCAGTGCTAATAGAGTCCTTGAATTAGTTGTCGAGCGGGATGGTAAACTTGAAACCTTGTTGGTTAAACCTGATGCCGAACCGAGCGTCAGGGGAGATATAGGTTTACTCTCGGTGAGTAGTAAAATGGAGACAATCGTCGGTCACGTCAAAGAGGGTAGTCCCGCTGCACAAGCCGGTATTCAAGCGGGTGACCAGATTGAGAGTATCAATGGCGAAAGACTCTATAACGTCCCGTATTTTGGTTACCTCGTATGGCATCCTTCGGCAAACTGGATTGATGAAAAATATAAGGCATTTCATGAACGCATTAATGCAAATCAAGAAGCGTTGATGCTCGGCATCCGCCGTGGTGATGAGACATTCACGCTTGAAATGCCAGTGCACTGGCGTGTGATAGCAGCTGTTCAGAAAGGGAGCATCGCCGAAAATGCTGGAATTCGGAATGGAGATGTGCTTGTTACACTCAACGGAGAAGAGATAGACAAGACAACTCTCTACACGCGACTCGAAGCGATGGCAAACGCGCCGATTGAGATCGGTTTGATGCGAGACGGAAATCTGCAAAAGGTGGTTCTTGCAGCAGAAAAGCAAGGTCCAGAAGCAAAGACTGATGGACTCCTCTTCGGATTAGCATGGCAGGTTTCCCTGAGTGGAATGGAATTTTCAGAGAAAGCAGCACCTCTACCGGAGTATAATCTGTTTACAGGGTTTGGAAAAGGTGTTGAAGCAACATGGCTGACGTTTACAACTGTTGGCAAAACGTTACAACAGTTAGTGGGTGGAGAGGTATCACCGAAGCATCTCGCCGGTCCGATTGGTATTGCGGAAGCGACGAGCCGTATGTTCGATCGGGTTGGATTGAGCAGTGTGCTCTTTTTTATTGGGTTTATTAGTATCAACCTCTGCATTGTAAATTTGTTGCCAATTCCGATTGCTGATGGTGGACATCTACTGTTTTTCGCTGTTGAGAAGATTCGCGGTAGACCAATGCCACGGAAAGCACAAGAGATTGTTCAACAGGTCTGCATTGTTCTCCTGATTGCGCTCTTTTTATATATCACTTGGTTTGATGGTGTGTCCTTGATTCACGGTCTACGGAATTAG
- a CDS encoding uracil-DNA glycosylase — MDKKMDGDSLKKDYIELVASVREYVEEQLRFGFIESELREPETESPYADFDLPALATDAASCTKCPLHETRNSVVFGVGNTDADLMFIGEAPGADEDRQGEPFVGRAGQLLTQIIEAGMKLKRGDVYIANVLKCRPPGNRNPEPDEVETCSPYLVRQIELIQPKVIVALGSFAAQMMLGTKIGITKLRGEFHPCNVAGLRVPPHRQPPVVMPTYHPAYLLRNLGAKREVWEDVKKVLARLSEA, encoded by the coding sequence ATGGATAAAAAAATGGATGGAGATAGCCTCAAAAAAGATTACATTGAACTTGTTGCGAGTGTGAGGGAATACGTGGAAGAACAACTTCGATTCGGTTTTATAGAATCAGAATTACGCGAGCCTGAGACGGAATCGCCTTATGCGGACTTCGATTTACCCGCTTTGGCTACGGATGCGGCGAGTTGCACCAAATGTCCGTTACACGAGACACGAAATAGTGTTGTCTTTGGGGTCGGGAATACAGATGCTGACCTGATGTTCATCGGTGAGGCACCGGGGGCTGATGAGGACCGACAAGGAGAACCTTTTGTCGGGAGAGCGGGTCAATTGCTAACGCAAATCATTGAGGCAGGGATGAAACTCAAGCGCGGGGATGTCTACATTGCCAATGTGCTTAAATGCCGTCCCCCTGGCAACAGAAATCCTGAACCAGATGAAGTCGAGACGTGTAGTCCTTATCTGGTACGCCAGATAGAACTGATCCAACCGAAGGTTATTGTTGCTCTTGGAAGCTTCGCTGCACAGATGATGCTTGGGACGAAAATAGGTATTACAAAACTCCGCGGGGAGTTCCATCCGTGTAATGTAGCGGGACTACGTGTCCCACCACATAGGCAACCTCCGGTTGTGATGCCGACGTATCATCCAGCATACCTTCTTAGGAACCTGGGTGCCAAGCGTGAAGTGTGGGAAGATGTTAAAAAAGTGCTTGCTCGTTTGTCTGAAGCATAG
- a CDS encoding CRTAC1 family protein, which yields MFIRLYAVTFFIITLCLWTAQAETDKPYFTEVTSAIGFEVEVGAPNSYKRAGTYALPEVIGSGVALFDYDNDAALDVLHIRFPPPGEDVPAPNRLFRQQPDGTFVDVTEATGIGHEGYGQGVAIGDVDNDGDVDVYVTNYGTDAFYRNNGDGTFALEDAGLSNEAWGTSATFGDYNRDGYLDLYVVNYVQFDPKMVCRGKHSAPDYCNPQVFEPAGDRLFRNNGDGTFTDVTRQAGIAAMPGRGLGVVCLDLTADGWADFYVANDGEANQLWVNQTDGTFAEEAILHGLAFNAYGQPEGSMGIAVGDVNSDMHPDLFVTHLSGETNTLYVASNYAVFGDMTEVAGFAGRDLPYTGFGCGFLDFDNDTDLDIALVNGRVKRGAVLEGANVGEFWNFYAEPNLLFQNGHQSSVLTNNSSTDTFAKARVVGQGLRLKEDVTSPDPLLTDNRQLITTNHFTDVSSRAPDFARWVEVSRGMAFGDMDRDGDIDMVVSGLDNRLRFFRNDAPPPQYHYLFVRAITQNRDALGAQVTLQTASRALTGYVLPGTSYLSSSEPSVHFGLGPINAVQAIEVHWPDGSREKFPGASANQRVTVHQGKGVSF from the coding sequence ATGTTTATTAGACTGTATGCTGTGACGTTCTTCATTATTACACTGTGCTTGTGGACAGCGCAAGCGGAAACGGATAAACCGTACTTTACGGAAGTGACTTCCGCAATCGGTTTTGAAGTAGAGGTTGGGGCACCCAACTCCTACAAGCGCGCGGGGACGTACGCCTTGCCAGAGGTAATCGGGAGTGGTGTCGCTCTGTTCGACTACGATAATGATGCCGCGCTTGATGTCTTACATATCCGGTTTCCGCCGCCCGGAGAGGATGTTCCCGCTCCGAATCGGCTTTTTCGGCAACAACCTGACGGAACGTTTGTTGACGTTACGGAAGCGACCGGCATCGGACACGAGGGGTATGGACAAGGTGTCGCAATCGGTGATGTGGATAACGATGGTGATGTGGATGTCTATGTAACAAACTACGGTACTGATGCTTTCTATCGGAACAACGGGGATGGGACCTTTGCTTTGGAAGATGCTGGACTCTCAAATGAAGCGTGGGGAACCTCCGCAACTTTTGGTGATTACAATAGAGACGGATACCTTGATCTCTATGTTGTGAACTACGTTCAATTTGATCCAAAGATGGTGTGTCGTGGGAAACATAGTGCCCCGGATTACTGCAATCCCCAAGTCTTTGAGCCTGCAGGTGATCGATTATTCCGAAACAACGGCGATGGCACTTTCACAGATGTAACGCGCCAAGCGGGGATCGCTGCAATGCCCGGCAGAGGGCTTGGTGTTGTGTGTCTCGATTTAACTGCCGATGGTTGGGCGGATTTTTATGTCGCGAACGATGGGGAGGCAAACCAGTTATGGGTAAACCAGACGGACGGCACTTTCGCTGAGGAAGCCATATTACACGGATTGGCGTTTAACGCTTACGGACAACCTGAAGGAAGCATGGGCATTGCTGTCGGTGATGTCAATAGCGATATGCACCCAGACCTGTTTGTAACACATTTGTCAGGTGAGACGAATACGCTTTATGTTGCTTCCAACTACGCTGTGTTTGGGGATATGACTGAGGTGGCAGGGTTTGCAGGTCGCGACCTACCCTACACAGGGTTTGGATGTGGCTTTTTGGATTTTGACAACGATACTGATCTCGACATTGCACTCGTCAATGGTCGGGTGAAGCGCGGTGCTGTCCTTGAGGGTGCAAACGTTGGTGAGTTCTGGAACTTCTATGCCGAACCGAATCTCCTCTTTCAAAATGGTCATCAGTCTTCGGTTTTGACCAACAACTCGTCTACCGATACTTTTGCTAAGGCACGAGTTGTTGGTCAAGGTCTTCGGTTAAAAGAGGATGTAACTTCACCGGATCCTCTCTTAACCGACAACCGACAACTGATAACCACTAACCATTTCACCGATGTTAGTTCTCGTGCGCCTGATTTTGCGAGGTGGGTTGAGGTGAGCCGCGGAATGGCTTTTGGTGATATGGATAGGGATGGCGATATTGATATGGTGGTGAGTGGTCTCGACAATCGGCTCCGCTTTTTCCGAAATGACGCACCCCCACCGCAATATCACTATCTTTTCGTGAGAGCCATTACCCAAAATCGCGATGCACTCGGTGCACAAGTGACGCTTCAAACTGCGTCGCGCGCGTTGACGGGTTATGTGTTACCCGGAACGAGTTACCTCAGTAGCAGTGAACCGAGCGTACATTTCGGGTTGGGCCCAATCAATGCTGTTCAGGCGATTGAGGTGCACTGGCCCGATGGAAGTCGTGAGAAATTTCCGGGGGCATCTGCCAATCAGCGTGTGACGGTTCATCAGGGGAAGGGGGTGTCTTTTTGA
- the priA gene encoding primosomal protein N': MRYANVAFPLSVDQVFTYGVAPELDAVLQPGTRVLAPFRGPLQEGVVVERLNETDLAPNLIKNISECLDEETPTFSAELLALTKWMAEYYVCSWGTALFCAVPAAVRTQKRQKVRLVSGAPAPRGKVQKEIVALLEAEGELSLNQLVRRVGISYQNLRPRITALREKGIVDLDVTHKPKANTQETTVATLALPSADIEEEIAQLRDGTEGSGNPLGQRTGNRRHAAAVKHAEILQILLDAGVPLGTTDLTKRVGTSISLLRTLERRGFIHITRTQAVRNPLSSEPVTATQPLHLNPAQSMAFAEIQDAIDPSSWGAAEQAPIFLLHGVTGSGKTEVYMQAMAEILAHRKSVIVLVPEISLTPQTASRFVGRFGNRVALLHSRLSDGERYDQWYRIQKGEADIVIGPRSAIFAPVKELGMLIIDEEHSDSYKSDTAPRYHAREVAQKRSDLANCPVLLGSATPSLESFYGAKNGSYRLLDLPDRVLDRKMPDVHIVDMRAEFKKGNRTIFSDVLRSSIEERLVRREQIILFLNRRGHSTYVFCRTCGYVERCDNCSISLTYHRETKLLTCHHCGSKRPTHSACPQCSSPAIRFFGAGTEAVEQEVHKAFPKANAKRFDADSTSRKNAHQQILEAFEQQKIDILIGTQMVSKGLDFPNVTLVGVIAADTALNLPDFRASEQTFSLLTQVAGRSGRAELEGKVVIQTYMPEHYCISAAQKHDYLDFYMQEVEARGALQYPPFSHVATLLLRGKDEKEVIETAHAVRDQLELWQADQRHTSVGASLVDAPSDGEEATVEILGPTPAPLSKIEGKFRWHFLLRSAAVGKIGQLLKCLTEEPPSAIKSNAIELVIDIDPTSIL; encoded by the coding sequence ATGCGTTATGCAAATGTCGCTTTTCCGCTATCGGTTGATCAAGTGTTTACGTACGGCGTGGCTCCGGAGCTGGACGCAGTTTTGCAACCTGGCACCCGTGTCTTAGCACCTTTCCGAGGACCGCTTCAGGAAGGCGTTGTTGTTGAACGACTCAATGAGACTGATCTCGCACCTAATCTTATCAAGAATATTTCTGAATGTCTTGATGAGGAAACCCCGACGTTCTCGGCTGAACTACTTGCTCTCACCAAATGGATGGCAGAATATTATGTCTGCTCGTGGGGGACTGCTCTCTTTTGTGCGGTGCCAGCTGCTGTGCGAACCCAGAAGAGACAAAAGGTGCGTCTTGTATCAGGGGCACCTGCACCGCGCGGGAAAGTACAAAAGGAGATTGTTGCCCTTTTAGAAGCAGAAGGAGAACTTTCCCTCAATCAGCTTGTCCGACGTGTTGGCATAAGTTACCAGAACCTCCGTCCGAGGATTACCGCGCTCCGCGAAAAGGGTATTGTTGATCTCGATGTCACCCATAAGCCGAAAGCCAACACGCAGGAAACCACTGTAGCAACTTTAGCTTTACCGTCCGCTGATATTGAGGAGGAGATTGCTCAGCTCAGAGATGGCACGGAGGGTTCCGGAAATCCGCTTGGACAGCGCACGGGTAATCGTCGACACGCTGCCGCTGTCAAGCATGCCGAAATACTGCAGATATTGCTCGACGCGGGTGTTCCCCTGGGGACAACCGACCTGACGAAACGGGTAGGTACCAGCATTTCACTGCTCCGCACGCTTGAAAGACGTGGATTTATTCATATCACCCGGACGCAGGCGGTTCGTAATCCGCTGAGTTCTGAACCGGTCACCGCGACACAGCCGCTTCACCTGAATCCGGCGCAATCAATGGCTTTCGCAGAGATTCAGGATGCGATAGATCCGTCATCTTGGGGTGCTGCTGAGCAAGCACCGATCTTCCTATTGCACGGCGTAACCGGAAGTGGGAAAACCGAGGTCTACATGCAGGCGATGGCAGAAATCCTTGCACACAGAAAATCTGTCATTGTATTGGTGCCGGAGATCTCGCTCACACCTCAGACGGCCTCGCGATTTGTGGGAAGATTTGGAAATCGTGTGGCGTTGCTGCACAGCCGGTTGAGTGATGGGGAACGCTACGACCAGTGGTATCGTATCCAAAAAGGTGAAGCGGATATTGTAATTGGACCCCGTTCCGCTATCTTTGCCCCTGTGAAAGAACTTGGAATGTTGATTATAGATGAGGAGCACTCGGATTCCTATAAGTCAGACACTGCCCCGCGTTACCACGCGCGGGAGGTAGCACAGAAACGAAGTGACCTCGCAAACTGCCCTGTCCTACTTGGGAGTGCGACACCCTCACTTGAGAGTTTCTATGGTGCGAAAAATGGGAGTTATCGCCTTCTTGACCTGCCCGACCGTGTGCTTGATAGAAAGATGCCTGATGTTCACATCGTTGATATGCGAGCCGAATTCAAAAAAGGCAATCGGACGATTTTTTCTGACGTGCTCCGAAGTTCGATTGAAGAACGGCTTGTCCGGCGTGAACAAATTATCCTGTTTCTCAATCGGCGTGGACATTCCACCTATGTTTTCTGCCGAACTTGCGGTTATGTTGAGCGATGTGACAACTGTTCTATCTCGCTAACCTATCACCGTGAAACGAAACTACTCACATGCCACCATTGTGGTAGCAAACGTCCTACACATTCAGCATGCCCACAGTGTAGTAGTCCCGCTATCCGGTTTTTTGGTGCAGGAACAGAGGCAGTTGAACAAGAAGTCCACAAGGCGTTTCCAAAGGCGAATGCAAAACGATTTGATGCCGATTCAACGTCGCGAAAGAACGCGCATCAGCAGATTTTAGAGGCGTTTGAGCAACAGAAGATTGATATCCTGATAGGCACACAGATGGTATCGAAGGGATTGGACTTTCCAAATGTTACGCTTGTAGGTGTTATCGCAGCGGACACTGCTTTGAACCTTCCAGACTTCCGAGCAAGTGAACAGACGTTTAGTCTGTTGACGCAGGTTGCTGGACGTTCTGGTCGTGCTGAACTTGAGGGTAAGGTCGTGATTCAGACCTATATGCCTGAGCATTACTGCATTTCGGCTGCGCAGAAGCACGACTACCTCGATTTCTATATGCAGGAAGTTGAAGCTCGGGGTGCCTTACAATATCCCCCCTTCTCTCATGTTGCGACGCTATTGCTCCGTGGCAAGGACGAGAAGGAAGTTATAGAGACTGCCCACGCCGTGCGGGATCAACTTGAACTCTGGCAAGCAGATCAGAGGCACACTTCAGTAGGGGCATCTCTTGTGGATGCCCCTTCCGATGGTGAGGAGGCTACAGTAGAAATTCTCGGTCCCACGCCAGCACCACTCTCGAAAATTGAGGGGAAATTTCGGTGGCATTTCTTACTCCGAAGTGCCGCTGTTGGAAAAATCGGTCAACTCCTTAAGTGCTTAACTGAGGAACCACCCTCTGCAATTAAATCGAATGCGATTGAACTTGTGATAGATATTGATCCAACGAGTATACTTTAA
- a CDS encoding 1-deoxy-D-xylulose-5-phosphate reductoisomerase — translation MTIKTMKHIAILGSTGSIGKNALSVVDTHADEFKVVGLAANRDVDALEQQIRQYHPALVALNEPTAACQLRERIGDINGTQVLAGTEGLQAVATMPEASQVLDGMGGSAGLLPTLAAINAGKDIAFVNKEVMVMAGSLVNAAVQENGVNLIPIDGEMSAIFQCLEGARDQQADIHRLLITASGGPFREVPKEALYSVTPQQALQHPNWKMGQKITIDSATMMNKGLEVIEAKWLFDIELSKIDIVVHPESIVHSMVEWTDGSTLAQLGPTDMRIMIQYALTYPRRLSTPVPRLDLMESRSLHFEPADFEKFPCLSLAYTAAEVGGTLPVVLSSADEVVVEAFLDACIGFMDIPAILARVMDKHVVIPDPTLSDILEVDQWAKSTARSLIKNKTKNSH, via the coding sequence ATGACTATTAAAACTATGAAACACATCGCCATACTCGGTAGCACGGGTTCTATTGGGAAGAATGCCCTCAGCGTTGTTGACACGCATGCTGACGAATTTAAGGTCGTCGGTCTCGCAGCGAACCGAGACGTTGATGCCCTTGAGCAACAGATTCGGCAGTATCATCCCGCGTTGGTGGCTTTGAATGAACCCACAGCGGCATGCCAACTCCGTGAACGGATTGGGGATATTAACGGGACACAAGTGCTTGCTGGCACCGAGGGACTTCAAGCCGTAGCTACGATGCCCGAAGCGTCCCAAGTCTTGGACGGAATGGGGGGAAGTGCTGGCTTGTTACCGACTTTGGCAGCGATTAACGCCGGTAAAGATATTGCTTTTGTTAACAAAGAGGTCATGGTGATGGCGGGATCGCTTGTGAATGCAGCGGTCCAAGAAAACGGCGTTAACTTGATACCAATAGATGGCGAGATGAGTGCCATTTTCCAGTGTTTGGAAGGTGCGCGCGACCAGCAGGCGGATATCCATCGACTCCTGATTACCGCGTCGGGAGGTCCGTTCCGAGAGGTTCCAAAGGAAGCACTCTATTCTGTCACACCGCAACAGGCACTCCAGCACCCGAATTGGAAGATGGGGCAGAAGATCACAATCGACTCCGCGACGATGATGAACAAGGGGCTGGAGGTCATTGAGGCGAAGTGGTTGTTTGATATAGAACTTTCAAAAATTGACATCGTTGTTCATCCGGAAAGTATTGTTCATTCCATGGTGGAGTGGACAGATGGTTCCACACTTGCACAGTTGGGACCGACAGATATGCGTATTATGATCCAATACGCTTTAACCTATCCCCGTAGACTCTCTACACCAGTGCCACGTTTGGATTTGATGGAGTCTCGCTCACTACACTTTGAACCGGCTGACTTCGAGAAGTTTCCGTGTCTATCGCTTGCATATACCGCTGCGGAAGTTGGTGGCACACTGCCTGTCGTTCTCAGTAGTGCGGATGAGGTGGTCGTAGAGGCTTTTCTTGACGCTTGCATCGGATTTATGGATATTCCAGCGATCCTTGCAAGGGTGATGGATAAGCATGTGGTAATTCCCGATCCAACGCTCTCGGATATCCTTGAGGTGGATCAGTGGGCAAAATCAACAGCACGTTCACTCATAAAAAATAAAACAAAGAATAGCCATTAG
- a CDS encoding ATP-grasp domain-containing protein, whose translation MQHQPLEKPRILLLLPTRTYRATDFLEAALKLNVEVVVASEEAATTADLSPRHTLVLDFSAPIAATQEIAEFAETYPIAAIVGVDDDTTLLATTASEALGLPHNPVASAKTTRDKYLLRHTLETNGVSVPAYQRFSIYEDPTEIVGVGLPNPYSTATQVSFPCIIKPLALSASRGVIRADTPAEFVDAFQRAAKLLHTLQEDTEENPRRRELRFPIPHSQYLLVEDYIPGIEVALEGILLDGELKMLALFDKPDPLEGPFFEETLYITPSRLSADVQDALHQATAEAADALGLKHGPIHAELRYNDKGAHLIEIAARTIGGLCARTLRFGTGMSLEELVIRHAIGEQVETLQRESQAAGVMMIPVPKAGILGEVRGKTAAHCVDGIIEVNITISIGGEVVPLPEGARYLGFIFARAETPEAVEEALREAHRRLEFVIF comes from the coding sequence ATGCAGCATCAACCTTTGGAAAAGCCGCGTATCCTCCTGCTCCTTCCAACGCGGACTTACCGAGCCACGGATTTCCTTGAAGCAGCCCTGAAGTTGAATGTAGAGGTGGTTGTCGCATCGGAGGAGGCAGCGACGACAGCCGATCTATCACCACGACATACACTCGTGCTTGACTTCAGTGCGCCAATAGCTGCGACACAGGAGATTGCTGAATTTGCCGAAACCTACCCGATTGCAGCGATCGTCGGGGTTGATGACGATACTACTCTCCTTGCGACGACTGCATCTGAAGCGTTGGGACTTCCGCACAATCCTGTTGCCTCCGCAAAAACGACGCGCGATAAATATCTCTTGCGGCATACCTTGGAAACAAACGGGGTGTCCGTTCCTGCCTATCAACGCTTTTCTATCTATGAGGACCCCACCGAAATCGTAGGGGTTGGGTTACCCAACCCCTACAGCACGGCCACCCAGGTCAGTTTTCCGTGTATTATCAAGCCACTGGCACTTTCCGCGAGCCGCGGTGTTATCCGAGCGGACACGCCTGCCGAATTCGTCGATGCTTTTCAACGGGCAGCCAAACTCCTCCACACTTTGCAAGAAGACACTGAAGAAAATCCACGTAGGAGGGAACTCCGATTCCCGATTCCCCACTCACAATACCTGCTTGTTGAAGATTATATTCCGGGCATAGAGGTGGCTTTGGAAGGAATTCTGTTAGACGGTGAACTCAAGATGCTCGCCCTCTTTGATAAACCCGATCCACTTGAGGGCCCCTTTTTTGAGGAAACGCTCTATATTACGCCTTCCCGTTTGTCCGCGGATGTCCAAGACGCGTTGCATCAAGCGACGGCGGAGGCTGCCGATGCACTGGGCTTAAAGCATGGACCCATCCACGCTGAACTGCGCTATAATGACAAGGGTGCGCATCTCATTGAAATTGCCGCGCGAACAATCGGAGGACTTTGTGCCAGAACGCTGCGATTCGGGACCGGAATGTCGCTTGAAGAACTCGTGATTCGACATGCGATTGGAGAGCAGGTGGAGACATTACAGCGTGAATCGCAAGCAGCGGGTGTGATGATGATTCCTGTACCGAAAGCAGGCATTTTGGGTGAGGTACGTGGCAAAACGGCGGCGCATTGTGTAGATGGAATTATAGAGGTGAACATTACAATTTCCATTGGTGGAGAGGTTGTTCCACTGCCGGAGGGAGCACGGTACCTTGGATTTATCTTTGCGCGTGCCGAAACACCGGAAGCAGTGGAGGAAGCGTTACGTGAAGCGCATCGCCGGTTGGAATTTGTAATTTTTTGA
- the frr gene encoding ribosome recycling factor, with protein MQQILQQAESRMKKTVEATAAKLSHVQTGRATPALLDQVSVTYYGSKSPLSQVGTITTPEPRLLVIQPWDKTLITEIEKAIALSDLGFSTSNDGNVIRILVPELTMERRTELTKVVRKLAEEGKVAIRNIRRDANEAVKKIDGGDSGGGGGKNRSRSGDKKRGKGSGDPVQQLTDTYIDQIDELTGAKETELLET; from the coding sequence ATGCAACAAATTCTTCAACAGGCTGAGTCCCGAATGAAGAAAACGGTCGAAGCAACCGCGGCGAAGTTGTCGCATGTGCAAACAGGGCGTGCTACGCCAGCACTCTTGGACCAAGTCAGCGTTACGTACTACGGTAGTAAAAGCCCGCTGAGTCAGGTCGGCACAATTACGACTCCTGAGCCGCGCTTGCTTGTCATTCAACCTTGGGACAAAACGCTCATTACAGAGATCGAGAAAGCGATAGCACTTTCCGATTTAGGGTTCTCGACGAGCAACGATGGGAACGTTATCCGTATTTTGGTCCCCGAACTCACAATGGAACGACGGACCGAGTTGACGAAGGTCGTCCGTAAACTTGCCGAAGAGGGTAAAGTGGCGATTCGGAATATTCGTCGCGATGCCAATGAAGCCGTCAAAAAAATTGACGGTGGTGATAGCGGGGGCGGGGGCGGTAAAAATAGAAGCCGCAGTGGCGATAAGAAACGTGGAAAAGGAAGTGGCGACCCAGTTCAGCAGCTCACGGATACATACATTGACCAGATTGACGAGTTGACCGGAGCGAAGGAAACTGAGTTACTGGAGACTTAG